The genomic stretch ATCGCGGATGTCGGCGTCGTCGTCGGCGACCAGGATCACCGTCACGACAATCTCCCTCGGCTAGGATGCGGTTCTTTCGGTACTTATCGGGACCATATCCGGTTGGTCCGGGTTGTGCGGCCGCTCCGCAAATGCCGACCGCGGCCGGGGCGAATCCAACGCGCGCTGCGCCAATGCCGGGCGCGGGCGCGGCACATCGACGGACGCTGCGCACATGTCGGCCGTGATCGACGGTCGCTCCGCAACCGAGGCGCAACGACTGTGCAGCGGAGCTGCATCCCCGCTCCGGTGTTCTGATTGCAGACCGCGCTGACTTCACCCGGCAGGAGGTTCCCATGAACGCCGTCCTCGATGACATCCGTTGCGAAGCCCTGTTCGTCTCGGACGTCCAACGTTCCCAGCGACCCACCCCCGAGCTGATCCGGGAAGCGGTCGCCGCCACCGTCACCCGCCTCGGCGAGGCCCGCTGCGCCGAACTGGTGGCCCAGGAGTTCGGTGAACACCCCGACTGCGCCACCGACCGCATGCTCTGGGCCCGGAACGCCGTCCGCTCCGCCTTCGCCGCATAGGGCCCGCTCGGGGGAAATTTGGGACAGGGGTGGTGCGGCGATCGTGCCGGGCCGTACGCTCCTCCCCATGCTGTACGCGCGATTGAACTGGTGGCCCGCCTGACCGGCGGCCACGATCTTCGCGCGTAACTCACCACGCGGCCGCCTCCCCGAGGCGGCCGTTTTCTGCATGGTCTGTCCTCGGCCGGCCCCGCCGAGACCCGGAAGAGGACCACCATGCAACCGTTCGCCCTGCTGCACCGTGACGGCGCCGACCACGTCGAGGTGTTCACCGGTGACGTGATCACCGTGTCCGCGCTCGACGACATCCCCCTGCATCGCGGCCGGCCCACGCTCGCCGTGATCCCCTATCGGCAGATCGCCGAGCGCGGCTTCGACTGCGTCGACGACGCCGCGCCGCTGGAATGCCTCGTCGTGCGGTCCTCCCGGCTCGAGCCGCTCGACGCCTTCCCGCCCAGCCCGCTGAGCGTCAGCGAGGGCGGGTTCGACCTCTCCGACGACGAGTACGGCGCCATCGTCGAGGACGTCCTGCGCGACGAGATCGGCCACGGCGAGGGCGCCAACTTCGTGATCCACCGTGTCTTCCGCGCCACCGTCGACGGGGACCCGGTCGCCGCCGCCCGGGCCGCCTTCGGCCGGTTGCTCGCCTCCGAGCAGGGCACCTACTGGACGTTCCTGGTGCACACGGGCACTCGTACGCTGGTCGGCGCCACGCCCGAACGACACGTCAGCGTCGCCGACGGCATCACGATGATGAACCCGATCAGCGGCACCTTCCGCAACGGCTCGGGCCGGCTCCTCGACTTCCTGCGCGACCCCAAGGAGGTCGAGGAGCTCTACATGGTGCTCGACGAGGAGCTGAAGATGATGGCCACGGTCGCCGAGCAGGGCGGCCAGGTCGCGGGCCCGTACCTCAAGCAGATGACCCACCTCACCCACACCGAGTATCTGCTGGCGGGGCGTGGCTCGCTCGACGTGCGTGACGTGCTGCGCGAGACCATGTTCGCCCCCACGGTGACCGGTAGCCCGATCGAGAACGCCTGCCGGGTGATCGCCCGCCACGAGCGCCGCGGCCGCGGTTACTACGCGGGCGTGCTGGCCCTGCTCGACCACGACGACCAGGGACGCCAGACGCTGGACGCGCCGATCCTGATCCGCACGGCCGAGATTTCGCCCGTCGGGGACCTGCGCGTGCCTGTCGGCGCCACGCTCGTGCGGCACTCGACCGCGGCCGGCGAGGTCGCCGAGACCCACACGAAGGCCGCCGGGGTCCTCGCCGCGCTGGGCGCGGTCCCCGCCCGGCCGCAGCCCACCCGCGCCGAGGCCGAATCCCCCGAGGTTCAGGCCGCCCTGGCTGCCCGCAACGACAACCTGGCCCGCTTCTGGCTCGATTCGCGAGCGCCCGGGGCGCTCGTCGTTCCCGAGCTGGCCGGCCGCACAGCGGTGATCGTCGACGGCGAGGACACCTTCACCGGGATGCTGGCCCACCAGCTGAAGGCCCTGGGCCTCGCCGTCACGCTTGTGCCCTGGTCCGCTGCCGCCGCCCCGGAGGTGACGGCGGCGGATCTCGTGATCGCGGGACCGGGGCCGGGCGATCCCGGCGATCTCGCGGACCCCAAGATGGCGGCCATGCGGGCCCTGATCGAGGCCCGGCTCACCGAGGGTCGGCCGCTGCTGGCTGTCTGCCTCGGCCACCAGATCCTGGCGTCGCTGCTCGGGCTGCGGCTGCACCGGCGGGATTCGCCTTATCAGGGCCTGGCCCGCGAGATCGAGCTCTTCGGCGCCACGCGGCGGGTCGGCTTCTACTCCAGCTTCTCCGCGCTTGCGCCGGCCGGCGAGCTGGACACCGCGTACGGGATGGTGGAGATCGCGCGGGACCCCGGGGACTCGACCGTGCACGCCGTGCGCGGGACGGGTTTCGCCGGGGTGCAGTTCCACCCGGAATCGGTGCTGAGCAGGGACGGTCTGGCCGTGCTGGCCGAACTTCTGCCACAAGTCCTCTCCGGAGTGATTAGTCCCGCCACGAACGGGTAGCGAAGAGGGTTGCCGGTGGTTCAAGGGGATCGAGAGCCTCCGCTTGGGCCACCGGCCCCACTCACCCGGCCAGCACATCGTCCAGCACCTCGACGAAGCGACCGGGCTGTTCGAAGGGCACCGCGTGACCCGCGCCGGGCACGACCACGAGCTTCTTGGTGGGTGCCCGGAGCTCGGCGTACCACTCGTCGAAGAGCGCCTGCAGCCCTCGCATCTCGTCCGCGCCCATGACGAACCACGCGGGCACCTGCAGGCTCGGGGCATTGCGGCGCAGGTCGACGGCCTGCATGCGGGGATAGATCACGTCCCAGGTGTCGAGGATCGCGTTCAGCACGTGGATCTTCTGCAGGAGCGTGAACTCCCGGACACCCAGCCCGAAGGCCGGCGGCCGCTGGTGGTACGCCTCGTTCTCGTACAGCATGATCGGCTCGTAGCCCCACACGTCCGGATAGGGCGGAGGGCCCTGCTCGGTGAGCTGCCGGACGACCTCGTCGCGTCCCTCCGAGCGAGCCCACGCGAGGATGTCGTCGTAGAAGATGCGGTCGCCGGCAGGCAGGTTCACCGCCTGGCCCGAGCCGATGTAGGCACGGAACTTCTCGGGATGGCGCTGGACGGCGAGCACCGACAGCAGCGAGCCGCCGGAATGCCCGTACAGGAAGATCTTGTCTTGCCGGAAGCGCTCGCGGAGGTAGTCGGTGACCTCGACGATGTCGGCGACCAGACGATCGAGGGTGACGCGCGACGTCGGGTCGAGCGCAGGGTACGACGAGCCGCCGCCACGCCGATCGAGGGTCGCCATCACGAAACGCTGCTCGACGGCGGCCAGACGGGTGCGGACGTTGCCGAGCTCCGAACCGCCGGGCGCGCCGGGCACGAAGAGCAGGACCGGCGCGTCCAGGTGTGCCCCGCGGATCATCACGCCGAGCCTGCCCACCCGGGCCAGCTCGGCGACACCGCCGGGAATCGTGGCCGTGCGAGCGGGAACGGCGAGCGCCGCCGTGAACAGCAGCAGGCCCGCGGCCGGAAACGCATAGAGCACCCGGCTCACCCGCCTTTTCACCCCGCGACCGGCCGCCAGGCCCAGCAGGATCGGCAGGAGGGTCAGCACCGCCTGCACTCCCCGGCCGGCGACGAGCACTGTCACGCCGAACGGGCTGCCGTGCGGCAGCTCGGCCGAAGGACCAACGACACCCGAACGGGTCAGTTCGAGCGCCAGCTGGAAGGAGACCGGGACGACCAGCCAGACGAGGCGGGAACGACCGAAGCGGCCGGCGGCCCAGCCCACCGCCGCGCTGACGGCGACCGAGCAGAGCGCCTGACTGACGGTGAGGGGGCCACGCGGGGTCCACCACCCCGCGACCACGCCCCAGGCAGCTGCGGGAACGGTCCAGAGGAGCGCCGGAAGAAATGTCATGCCGGTGAGGATGGTGCTCGGCGCCCGGGAGCACAGCCGTCTTCGGTACGGGGCCGACCCAGTACTTTGGTAGGTCCTCAAACGACTCCGGGCTCCGTAGGCTTCGCTCATGTCGTCGCTTCTGTTCGCCCTGCTGGTGCCCGGTCCGCCGGGCAGCCCGCGTGCGACGCTGCGCGACCGCACAGCCGATGTCGTCGCAGTGCTGTCCGCCCTGGCCTACGGCGCGCTCATGGTGCCGCTCGGCGACGCGACCTCGGTCCACGCGGCGATCCCGTGGCAGGCCGACGTGGCAATCGGGCTCGCCTGCACGCCGGCCCTGCTGGCACGTCGCCGCCGGCCGCTGGCTGTGTGCCTGGCCCTGCTCCCGTTCGGCGTCATCTCGGTGATGGCGACCGGCCCGATCCTGGTCGCGCTGTTCACGGTCGCGATCCGGCGCCGCGCGCGGCTGGTGCTCGTCCTGGCCGCGGTCCACGTGCTCACCGGCGTCGTCTATTACGCGCTTCAGCACGACCCGCCGTTCGATCTCTGGGTCGACCTGCTGATGCGGGCGGTCACAGGGCTGGCCGCGGTCGGGTGGGGCCTGTTCCTCAAGGCCTACCGGCACCTGACCTCGTCGTTGCGGGCCGAGGCGGAAAACGCGCAGGCCCAGGCCGAGATGCGCATGGAGCGGGCCCGGCTCACCGAACGCGCCCGCATCGCCCGCGAGATGCACGACGTGCTGGCCCACCGCATGTCGATGGTGAGCCTGCACGCCGGGGCGCTCGAGGTACGCACGGACGCCACCCCCGACGAGATAGCCACGGCCGCCCGAGCCATCCGCGTCAGCGCCCACCTGGCCCTGGAGGAGCTGCGCTCGGTGATCGGCATCCTCCGTCAGCCCGCCACCACCACCGGCATCGGCGCTCACAGCAGTGGCGTTGACGGCAGGCGCGCCGACGCCTACAGCAACGACGACACTGACGTCGAAGACGCATCACGGGCAGGCCCGAGCATGCACGACACGATCGTGGTGCTGGGCAGTCTCCTCGGGCCCGGCACGAGCCACCGCGGCGCCGAGGGCGATACCGGCGCACACAAGGTGGCCGGCGTGGGTTTGGTCGGCGGACGCGGGGACGACGGTCGCCGTCGGCATCGTGGCGGTGTCCGGGTGGAGCCGCCGCAGCCGCGCTTCTCCGACCTGCCCGACCTGTTGACCGAGGCCCGGTCGTCGGGCATGAAGATCGACGTGTGGGTGGCGCCGCGCTCGGTGCCCTCCGAGGAACTGGAGCGGACGGCCTATCGCGTGGTGCAGGAGGGGCTGAC from Paractinoplanes brasiliensis encodes the following:
- a CDS encoding anthranilate synthase family protein, coding for MQPFALLHRDGADHVEVFTGDVITVSALDDIPLHRGRPTLAVIPYRQIAERGFDCVDDAAPLECLVVRSSRLEPLDAFPPSPLSVSEGGFDLSDDEYGAIVEDVLRDEIGHGEGANFVIHRVFRATVDGDPVAAARAAFGRLLASEQGTYWTFLVHTGTRTLVGATPERHVSVADGITMMNPISGTFRNGSGRLLDFLRDPKEVEELYMVLDEELKMMATVAEQGGQVAGPYLKQMTHLTHTEYLLAGRGSLDVRDVLRETMFAPTVTGSPIENACRVIARHERRGRGYYAGVLALLDHDDQGRQTLDAPILIRTAEISPVGDLRVPVGATLVRHSTAAGEVAETHTKAAGVLAALGAVPARPQPTRAEAESPEVQAALAARNDNLARFWLDSRAPGALVVPELAGRTAVIVDGEDTFTGMLAHQLKALGLAVTLVPWSAAAAPEVTAADLVIAGPGPGDPGDLADPKMAAMRALIEARLTEGRPLLAVCLGHQILASLLGLRLHRRDSPYQGLAREIELFGATRRVGFYSSFSALAPAGELDTAYGMVEIARDPGDSTVHAVRGTGFAGVQFHPESVLSRDGLAVLAELLPQVLSGVISPATNG
- a CDS encoding alpha/beta fold hydrolase produces the protein MTFLPALLWTVPAAAWGVVAGWWTPRGPLTVSQALCSVAVSAAVGWAAGRFGRSRLVWLVVPVSFQLALELTRSGVVGPSAELPHGSPFGVTVLVAGRGVQAVLTLLPILLGLAAGRGVKRRVSRVLYAFPAAGLLLFTAALAVPARTATIPGGVAELARVGRLGVMIRGAHLDAPVLLFVPGAPGGSELGNVRTRLAAVEQRFVMATLDRRGGGSSYPALDPTSRVTLDRLVADIVEVTDYLRERFRQDKIFLYGHSGGSLLSVLAVQRHPEKFRAYIGSGQAVNLPAGDRIFYDDILAWARSEGRDEVVRQLTEQGPPPYPDVWGYEPIMLYENEAYHQRPPAFGLGVREFTLLQKIHVLNAILDTWDVIYPRMQAVDLRRNAPSLQVPAWFVMGADEMRGLQALFDEWYAELRAPTKKLVVVPGAGHAVPFEQPGRFVEVLDDVLAG
- a CDS encoding sensor histidine kinase yields the protein MSSLLFALLVPGPPGSPRATLRDRTADVVAVLSALAYGALMVPLGDATSVHAAIPWQADVAIGLACTPALLARRRRPLAVCLALLPFGVISVMATGPILVALFTVAIRRRARLVLVLAAVHVLTGVVYYALQHDPPFDLWVDLLMRAVTGLAAVGWGLFLKAYRHLTSSLRAEAENAQAQAEMRMERARLTERARIAREMHDVLAHRMSMVSLHAGALEVRTDATPDEIATAARAIRVSAHLALEELRSVIGILRQPATTTGIGAHSSGVDGRRADAYSNDDTDVEDASRAGPSMHDTIVVLGSLLGPGTSHRGAEGDTGAHKVAGVGLVGGRGDDGRRRHRGGVRVEPPQPRFSDLPDLLTEARSSGMKIDVWVAPRSVPSEELERTAYRVVQEGLTNARKHAPGGDVEVRLDGGGDRDLRILVTNSLLHEPGGDEVPGSGTGLTGVGERVALAGGRVEYGAEDGRFRLEAWLPCNQ